The DNA sequence GAAGTAGTACCGAAATCATCGGATCTGCCAAAGACTACTGCTCCTGCTGATTTCGCAAATGCAGAAACTACTGTTGATCAAATTCCCCAAATTGATTATCTTGATTACCCAGAACTGTGGTCGCCACAGCCTTCATCGAGTGAGGTCTCGTCCATGACCAGCGATACTGCGGTTGCAATTACTGCCGCAGATGGTTTGGTTGTGGAGGACAATGCTACTTCAGCTGCCATGGGAACAATTTATGGAGATTTCGGCGATAATTTCTGGACAGAACCATTTCTGGCTGATAATTCCTACAACACAAGTGGTTTTTATACACCCTTGATGGAGCCTGAATTTCTGTATCCACCATTTGATGGAGATTTCTTGTACGGAGCAACATGATTAGGGGTTTACTAAAGATTTCAATTTTATATGTGCTTTTGAAGTATTAAGATGGAAACGCCCAAGTCATcaaaagaataataaaattGGAAATAGCTTAGTATTTAGTTCTGATAAATCACAATTTTGTTTTGATATGATCTCTTCTAAACATTCAATATATATCAAGGTATTATATGGATCGATTGTAGATATCCTACGATATCTTCTCCCATCTTTCTTTTCTAAATGCATGCTTGTGATGATTTCTATGTTAAGTCCAAATCTACTCTCCCTTTTGTTTGTCTCTTCATATATAATTTGCATATGATCCATCTTTATTAACAAGATACGAACTTGTTTAGTGATTTGTATGCTATGGGTGTTTTAGATTCTTTCTCCTTATTCAAGCCTTTGTCTTGCCAAGTATCTCTAACGTGGTAGATTTTGCTTTTATGCACATCTTATCGAGTTCTTTCCTCACATTAGCAATGAAATTTCTATCAAATCTGAAACAATTAGACACAACATTTCTTATGTTATAGTTAAGAGCTGTCATGTATATGCTATATAGAAAACAAAATTAGAGGCATAATTTAGTCCTTGTTCTGATGAGTCATATGATTCAGATAATTAACTCatctaaatttttatttattttaggattCAATATTGACATTAGGGCGATAATGTTGGatccaataaaatcaagaaaaatattTCTCAATTAGATACTAGTTGGTCTGTTGTCTCTAAACTTCCAAATGCTACAAGCATTTGATGAGTTTGGATGATACTAATTGCAGCATCATGCTAAACTTTTTCAAGTCAGGATTTATGTAACTACCTACTTTAGACGGTCATTTACACATCAATATGCTATTTTCGAAAAATACAGGCTGAGTTGAGTTGAGTCGGAAgaataacaaattaaaaagattAAGAAGTTCCTATATATAGGATCCTCTCCTCCTAATGATTTGCAGTTAGTAATAACAAAATTCTCGCTGCTTAATTACCATCTGGGAATGTACTTTTAATAATATACAGTGACcctagaagaaaacaaaaccacaCAATTGACGACTAAAAACCTTCCAGAGATGAGTTTATTGACCTAaaattttttcaaaaatactAACCTTGCTGACGTAGATATCCCTCTCAAGtcccaagtcttaataaaatctCCATGGCATACGTATAGTCACTATCAGGATAGATGGTATCTTGACCGAGCCCGTATATATAACTTCAGCGTACAGCCATCCTAATTGATCAATGATTTAATTTATATAGTAATGAAACGATGAATAACATATCCATACGCGTGAATTATATACGCATGTGATTCACACTATATAATTAGCACTACTTTAATCTCCCCCATACATGGGCTTCCTGGAAACCCTTGTAAATGATCTAAACCTTGTCCTGGAGCGGGTTTTAGGAAACgtgggtttatatatatatatatatatatatatatatcaagaacAGTGTGGGGTCAGTTGAATAAGTTAAAACTCTGTTATATAATATGATGGTGTTATAGAACACACAACTTGGCCGATAGAATTATGTGTCTGTTTGCTTGTGACtccattctgcttctgcttAATCGTAAACGCGTTGAGATAGATCAATGTCAGCGAACTGAATTCATGGACTTGAGTTTATTAAGTTTATAACTTAAGTAGCCACCAAATTGTGTTTAATTAGTACCGTAGGGTCCCGAAAATCTATATCTATTAAAAGATTGAGTTAAGGTACTTTGTACATCAAAAAGAAAGTCAAGTAGAACTACGGAGGTGGCCACAATACCCGGCATGAGGGTAGCTGGCTCTCATATATTTTATCTTTGGGTTAATTTAAAATTCCCAAAACTGGGTTTGTAGCCTTGTAGGCTTAAATAGCCCTCATTTTGCTGCTCATacaacttcctttttttttttttccttcagctTTTTTAAGTCATGTGCAGTTGTACATAGTTACACATTTAACCAAAATATGTCTCTTAAGAGAAGAGCCGAGAGGAAACTAGCATTCCAAAAGAATGCCCCCAGTATTTGTCATAAACCACAGACACCTGGCTAAAATAAGATATAAACTTTATCCCTCAAGATTAAACAAAGTAACAAACATGCCGCGCGGAAAAGCTAGGTTAAAAAAGCGATTGCTAAAAGTAACCTTTATTATGGTGTGCGtaccaaaagaaattattgAGGGGCAAGTCTCACCTGACTATATAAATcagcaaaaaaacaaaaaaagggagCAGAATTGGGAAGGATCTCCGCCACCTTATTTATTTCCCAAAAAGTGCAAAAGTAATGACATTGCATATGTGAAGACATGTTCTATGGTTAGTAAACTACTAGGAAGCTCGTCCACGCGATGCTGtgaatttgtattttttatctTAAATTCTACATGCATTAAGATAGAAATGACAATATAAAAATGTTAACTAAATGTATTACTGTTTTGCATATTATGAAAGCTGGCATTTTAACCTGGTTTTAATATAAACATATTTCAAAAATGGAAGTGTTGAGTATGAGATGATATTTTAACCAATCTTCTGTATTTACATTTTTCAAAAGAAAGGGATATTCTAACAAAAATATATTCTTTACATACAAATTAAGAAAGTGGTTAAATCTCACCAAAATATTATACATTTCAAGTTGAAACTAATCATCCTCTGATGTATCACTTATTGATTCATATGGTGTTGAAGACCCTTCATTTGCTTTTGGATacaaacaacataatataaGGAGTAGCATATGAAACTTAACAGTGATGCTTTTAAAAATTTGAACAACAATTTAttgatatatatgtataaacATAAAAAGtgttaaatttaaaatttaagaatTACTCAAGACACCCATTTATATAATACCATGTTTACTGACTTTTTCTATTTGTATTTGAAAAATCAACTTAAATAAAGACTCCGGTTATTTCACATTTGACTCAAGACACCCATTTATATAATACCATGTTTACTGACTTTTTCTATTTGTATTTGAAAAATCAACTTAAATAAAGACTCCGGTTATTTCATATTTGACAAACCTAGGCCATATATAAAGACAGATAAAAAATCTATAAAATCCTACTAAGCTAATTAAAACCATGGATTCAagaacaaataaattttaagaTCATAATCCTCTTTTACTTCTATTTGCAATAATTCAATTGAGCTAatatttgtgtttttttgttttgaaaaacaaaaacaaaaacaaaaataaggaCAAAAGAGTCAAAGACTAAAGAAAATAGAGGGCAAATTCGGAAAATCACAGTTTTTACTATTAATTGAACAATACCCACATTCAGAGTGGCATCCGGTAATTGATGGAAAATAAAGGGCAAAACTGTCTTTTCACACGCTTATGAACATTTGTCAACAGTATAACAGCGGATTGAGCTTTAATATATTAAATATCACTATCAAATTACTCAAACTACACAAACGATAACTTTAAGATCAATGTGATCTCAATTTCCTTTATAGACCTCATAGTTAGCTTCCCTAAGCATACCTAATCCAATGTTCAAATCCTTAACCTTTCAGCCAATTAACGTTTTCCatcattgtttatttttgtctcgCCATATTAAAGTCCAGTTTGCCATAGCTTATGCTTTGCAAGAAACTACTTAACTTATAAGTAAAGTAGCAAAATATGTTTggtaaaattaaataaagcagCTTATTTCAAAAGTTACATCATCAAGCAGCTGCTTACAGAAGTTTGTACAAACTAGCTTTGATAAGCTAAAACCTACAACTGCTTACGGTTTAAACTAGTCTATCGCAAACCGAGCTTAATAGTTTCAGTCTCATTGGTTACAAACTGTTTGTTCTTTGCACTATTATCATATTGGGCCTTGGAATTGGGTGAACTGGGCCAATAATGAACATTGCTTCTACACACCTTCAAAGAAGTTTCCGTTGACCGGCTTTTAACTCCACGTCGTCTTAAACCCATATAAGTATAATCGGAATCCGAATCGGTGTGAAACCGTCTAATAAAATTGTTCTTATCTCCTTCGATCTTTATCTCTtctgttgaaacttgaaagaaaaCTTAATTAATTGATTACCACAAGTGCGAATTGGGGCCCTTACAACAATTAGCTGGATATctcaattattatttttttggtccAACACTCCAACTAGCGATGACATCACAGCTTCTACGTCATCTGATTTCGAGTTTACGCCGTCAGTTCATCCGTCATCACTACATGCGCACTCAGCTTCAGCAAATCAATATCTAACGCATggtaaattaaattaattaagatttaatgtttaattaattgaaaaGTAATTAAGAACGTTCTCTGTCCAAATTAAACATTGCATGGGATTTGGCATCAATTAACTAACATTTTATTTTAGCGTGACTATGCTCTCTCCATGTGAAACTACGTGCTTAAGACAGCAACGTGTTTTCATATTCGGGTTTTGAATGGTACATTTTAATTAGTTTACTGACCAAATTTCATGTGAACCTTTATATCTAAAGTCACGTTTCTCACTCTAGCTAAATCCTTAATTAAAGACATTTTGATTGTACCTTCTGGGGCCTTCATTGTTAAAAATATGTTAAATGTATAGTTAAAAGGTCCATCTTTGATTAGCTGTTTGTTGTTCCTTTCTTAATAGTAAAAGGTAATGCAATTCAATCATCCACTTGGACAAACGGGTGCATCAACGTCCTCGATCGCGTATATTAATACCCATGATCTCACTGGAAAGATTGGCCCCCCTTCAAGCCAGGCTAGCTGGTACTCTAATTTTGAGTGTTCTTGATGAGCGGGTGACGTACTTAATTAAGAGAGATATAGGGAAAGATCGAGAAAGATGGTGAGAGCTCCGTTCTATGACAAAAGTGGCGTAAAGAAAGGGGCATGGAGTGCCGAAGAAGACGATAAGTTGAGAGCTTATATCCAAAGCTATGGCCATTGGAACTGGCGTCAACTACCGAAATTTGCTGGTATGTACATACTTGCACAAACCAAATTAATATCTTTCATGAATTTTCATAGAACATGTTCTTATTCATATAATTATGAGTGAATCGAAGGTATACAAAGGTGCGGGAAAAGTTGCAGACTAAGATGGAAGAACTACCTTCAACCAGGTGTAAAACATGGAGATTacactgaagaagaagaggctttAATCATCAAACTACATGAACAACTTGGGAATAAGTATGTAAGGGAGTATTAATATTCAAAATTATGATGAGTTTCAAAGCACACTTCATATAGGAAAATCATCATTCATATATATGATTATAAGCAAAATTAAGTAATGCAATTCCCTTGAGTACTAATGTGAAGTGTGTCTAAAGCTTAATTATATATGAACTAAATTCATGAGTATGCAGATGGTCGATGATTGCTGCAAAATTACCAGGAAGAACTGACAATGAAATAAAAAACCATTGGCAcacccacatgaagaagaagaagaagaagcgcaCAAAAGAACAGCAAAATCAAGCATCATCTGGTCAAGTGGTACTTCTAAAAGATCATCAGCAGTCTTCTGATGATCACGAGTACTCATCAAGCAATTCAGACAATCAATTAGGGGCTCATGAAAGTGCTACTCATAATTGTAATCATGCTAATTCTCTACAACTACTTCATTAtccccaaattttggagagctCCCCTGTAGTATCCCGTGAGTCAACATTTTCCAGTAGTACTAGTTCAGCAAAgtatttctcctcctcctcctcctcctcatcctcaAGCTCCCCTAATAATCATGAAGCACGAGGTTCTACCGTGATCATGAACTATCTTGGTGATCAAGATATTGTCATGGTTTCATCATCAGAAACAATGATATTAGATCAAGAATACAGTGCTGGTGATTTTTGGACCAAACCGTTTCTACAGGACAATACATGTATCGAAAGTGACACtatatcatcttcatcatcgtATTTATTGTCCTATGATGAAGGCATGGATTTGTTCTACCAGGTCATGCCAACACTGCAAGAGGGTAGTTGAAGATGTAATATTCATAAACGCTTAGCAATTAATTGGCTAATCAGGCATGATATATAATCGATCGAGTGGTGGTTCTTGTAATAAAACTTTCCCAAGTTGTCAAGTAATTCCCAATGTATCAGAAACTTAATTGCATGACCGCATTACTGATTAGTTGccgaaataaaaaaaaataaaaaaaaaattagttgagTTAAATAACGAGCAGgctaggtttttatttttttataaggtTTCTTTCATTTGCTTGGTGTAGCATTCTTTGTCATCTGGAATTTTGTAATTCTTAGATGAAAGTGTTTCAACTTATTAAACCATTAGTAAAAAGGATATGTTCGCAATATTTACTAGCTATTAGTTTAACAGCATTTTTATGAGAATTAAAGTTCAATTCTCCCTATCCCAATATGTCCACAGCAATGCAAGTAATAGTAACATGTCAAAGGAAGTATTGGTCATTCATAAGCTAAAAAGAGTCAAATTTCGACCACCTGAAATATTCACGCTCTTTTGTAACATGCAAGATTATGTGACGCTATGTTATATTCTAATTGTAACTGCTTTAGCTGAcataaaaagtttatttttctttgtaaacCAAATTAATCAATACTAAAGTTAAGTCTTTGTTGATGATAATGAACTCGAATCATTATTCCAACCAAAAATTTGAGTCCAAATTCTGAGTTCTCATTGCTGATGTTCGAAGGTATCAATCGTATTATATTGACTTGTGGAATTGACCCACGTCAATCCAATAAGATCAGCATTTGATCAAGCTAGCTTTCTTTGGCATCAAGAAAAATACCATATATGTTTCCCTTTAACCATCATCAACCGTGGTCACTAAGCCAAGGACAGAAAACGTTTTCCTATTAAACAGAAAGATAGGTCGTGATAAGATTCAAATTTGTTCACTACTAATACTTTAGTAATGATATCACTGCTCAATATAAAACTGTTAtatgttataaaacataattatagttaatcatgatattttattaaaaaaaaattaagtattaaattaattctatATGACGTGGACAAGTTTTTAAtagtggtgatatcaccacaaaataaaagtgatgagCAAAATTTAAATCCAATCGTGACACGTACATAGTCAAGAATCAGATAAATATTTGATGATCATTTTTTGAAATCATAAATGGGAATATCATGTAGTTTCGGAAGATTCTAATGAATGATTTTAGCTTCATGCAAATGGGAGATGCTATGAggaatccatatatatatatatatatatatatatatatatagtgaatTTGAATGGGCATGACCTCATCAAATTTTTTCCAAgggaaatgaatatatatatatatatatatatatattcaatgactatatttttttgaaagggagttGGTGCGGttgccctcaagtcttgattaataaaACCGTAGAATACAAGGAGGGGGACGTGAAGCCTGAACcctaaattacaataagcatcgagAGAACATCCTAAAATAATATCAAGattctccacaaaatctatgtattctaacaagcaccaaataGCAAAGAGTACACGAATAATTACTCCATTTTCTTTGACATAGTCATGACATACTGGAAACATAACTCTATAATGAataagcatcattacaaatagtatagttttcccactatgttgccgcacaGAAATATATCCGGCGACACTCCTTATTTGAAAGACCTCGCAATTAACAAGTGGAGGAGAAAATAAAACTCTTCTTATTTGAATACATTTCTTGATTTATATATGAATTCCTACATTTCGACGATTAAACAAAAGTTACATTGGAGCACTAGCTAATTaatgtttcatttttttcacTTCTTCTTGTCTTTCTTTCTAGCTTTTGGCGTAAGGTTTACGTCCCTCCCTTCTTGaggttgtattttctttttatgttattaataaaataaaaataggggGACAAgcggtgggttcccagagtgtggcaaacccctctccttcggaattgagggtgggacttgttcCCTACATCATTTGCCTCCGAAGAGCTAATATCGTCTAGTCCCttattcaattaaaaaaaaaattattggtaTTTTTGATCTGCAACAATGAATGAATTCGACTTCAAATTtcaatattatattatattatatatatatacacacacactacATTGATTTCATACTTAATTGTGTTCAATTGTTGTTTGATCCAAATCCAAGTATGGAGTATGGAAGAAAAGGCTAGTAAACTATTTCACCAATCTCCACCTTTTAGATTTTGATCCAATGATAGTTAAACAATTTAGTAAGAAATTAAGCTAATCCCAATCTAATATTTGCTAGTTGAGTCGAGAGTTTCTCTTTGCAAACCCTAGGGGATCGTGGTAGGTAGAGGCGGCAGCGTGATTCGGCGTTAGCCTGCCGTGTAAGGCAGGTCAACGACCTTACTGCATGGGTCGCAAATGTGTTTCGAGGGTTGCGGAAGATCGTCGACTTTCCCTAATTTTTGACACGGGCGTGCTCCTCATGTTTGGGAGGAAACCACTTGGTGGATCTTCTTCTTTGGGAGGTGGTGTGGGACTGCGGGCGGCTGCAAACCCAATCGTTAAGGCCGATGACCGTGTCTAAGAGTGTTGGTGACTTAGGAATCGTGTCTAAGTTTTTCTGCGAGTGAGGATTCAAGTTAGGATCAGGCCGCAACAAAGAGGCTGTTATGGGCGACATCGTTACCAGCTATCTTACTTGGGTAGCAGCGGCTCGTGTAGAGGAAGGAGCTTGGTGAAACCAACAACTTCTACTAGTAGTTTAGAGGTGGGTCCGACCGCCAGAGGCTAAACGGTGGTGGTGATCCAGTTTAGATTGCAAGTAAGATGGGTCGCTTTAGGTTTGGTCCTTGAGCCTGGCTCACAGTGGATTTGTTTTTTCTTGTTTGGTCCAAATTAGGTGGCAAGGAGAATGAGTTTGGGTTTTCGGCTCTGGGCATATTGCCTTAATTCCTTTTTCTTGCTTCTTTGTTTGGGGCATCCTATGAACTTTTTGATGATATATGTGTGGCAGGCTCAGTTTATTGCTCGTATTGATGTACACCACCTAATTGCGGTCTTAAGAGGATATCCTAGTTTTATTGGTTGGGTCATTGAACATCAAATAGGTCAAGGTGTTTAGTTTTTAATTATCGTAGGACTATGTACTCCGTTTTTGGCTAAGTATGCATAGCAGTTTATTGTTGTGGGAACTTAATTCTGGTGTATGTATTTTCGCAACGGTGGCTCAATCAAGCCATACGAATATATGAATATTCAGTTTCTTAGAAAAAAGCTTAGTAAGAAAATAATTCAATAGCTGTATAGAAGTGTGACACACATACATCTATCAATGCAATTTTGTGCATATGTAGAATATAATAAAAAttgtatttaaaaataaaattgctaATCCATAAGTCGTAAAGAGCCTCTGTTAGAACATTTTTGGCATattctctattttggctccttagctattttggagagcatgtttagctttttatctattttagcagctacaccagactcctaaatgactctctattataacttttagctatcttgctcctaaatatagagagtgagatgaggctctctataatttaaaacattcattttaagttattttatgtaatttataaatacatttaaactatttaattttcatttaaaaaataatataaatttaaaactagctaaaatagaaagcattgatgcagacgtaattctaaagtggctaactaaaataactttttggctactttagctaaaatttaactcaaaaatggctaatattactaaaaatgctcttacaaaacaaaaagtttatATTAGTTCAATACAGAGCTTATCGAATTATGCGCCGCGAACTTTACTTTCTTGTCATAACTTTAACACTTTTTAATTAATAGTATTTATAGCAAGCGTTTGACGCAAATGTAGACTCAATTATAATACCGGCTGCAATGCTTTTCTATGGTTGATCGATTTTAGCGTGAATTAAGGAAGCTATGAGAAAGATATAGATGAGAAAGAGTGATAATAATCAACTACCTTCTAGACAAGTAAAATATCTATGATTTGTGGGGAAATTTTTCAGGAAAGAGTATGTCTTAAGGATCCGTTTATACCTTAATGTATGCATGGTATTGATATTTCAGACAATGATACCAAGCAAATCTTTAAACACAGGTCCATATCTTTAAGTCTAAAGTTACATGAATAATTGATCCGACATACTTAAAATATATAGCAAGCATGCTTCACGGTACAATATGATATTGTCCTCGATCAGCTTATCCTATAGTTTACCTCCATCACTAAATTTGGTAGTTAATTTATTCGAAATGACTCAATGCT is a window from the Rosa chinensis cultivar Old Blush chromosome 2, RchiOBHm-V2, whole genome shotgun sequence genome containing:
- the LOC112189099 gene encoding myb-related protein 308 yields the protein MVRAPFYDKSGVKKGAWSAEEDDKLRAYIQSYGHWNWRQLPKFAGIQRCGKSCRLRWKNYLQPGVKHGDYTEEEEALIIKLHEQLGNKWSMIAAKLPGRTDNEIKNHWHTHMKKKKKKRTKEQQNQASSGQVVLLKDHQQSSDDHEYSSSNSDNQLGAHESATHNCNHANSLQLLHYPQILESSPVVSRESTFSSSTSSAKYFSSSSSSSSSSSPNNHEARGSTVIMNYLGDQDIVMVSSSETMILDQEYSAGDFWTKPFLQDNTCIESDTISSSSSYLLSYDEGMDLFYQVMPTLQEGS